Within the Butyrivibrio sp. AE3004 genome, the region GCAGTATGCCCACTGTTTTCAATGCGGCTAATGAGATGGCTGTTAAAAAGTTTATTAACAGGGAGATAAAATTCCTTGATATCTATGATATGATCTCCGGTGCTATGGAACATCATACAAAGATTGAAAATCCCAACCTTGAAGAAATACTGATGGTTGAAGCAGATACTTATGAGTATCTTGGAAATAAGTAAGACCGGGTAGCCATAAGTGAAGTCATATAATAGTGCTGCCTTTGAAAGGAATATAGATGATTGTAAGTGTAATATTGTTTTTTATAATTTTCGGAGTCCTTGTTACGACTCATGAACTTGGACATTTTCTGATTGCCAAGGCAAATAATATCAGAGTTTTGGAATTCTTTATAGGTATGGGGCCCGTTCTTTTTAAAAAGCAAAAGGGTGAGACTTTATATAGTATAAGATTACTACCTATAGGCGGAGCGTGCCGCTTTGAAGGAGAAGATGATATAGATGGTGAAGACCATGGCTATGATGAGAGATCTTTTCCGAATGCCAATGTATGGGCAAGAATAGCGGTATTATTCGGTGGTCCTTTCTTTAACTTCATAACGGCTATGATTCTTGCAGTCATTGTAGTTGCAAATACCTCCTGGTCATTCCCTGTGATCAGTGACTTTGTTGAGGGCGAATCAGCTGCTGTGGAGGCGGGACTTAAGGAAGGCGACATGATAGTATCTGTTGACGGAGAACCGATTCACCAGACCAATGAAGTCATCATAATTTCCCAGTTCAGTCAGGGCGGCGTAATGCACATCGGTTATAAAAGGGACGGACAGGTTTACTATACTGACCTTACCCCCAAGTACAATGAGGAAGAAGGCCGCTACTACATGGGACTTCGCCTTGGAAAATATGAGAGGATAACAGGCATTAAAGTTATACCTTATGCCTTTTATGAAGTGCTTTACCATTTCAAGACAACCTACAGAAGCCTTGCTCTTTTGATAAAAGGAAAGCTCTCACTTGGCGATGTTTCGGGACCCGTAGGAATGGTAAAAATTGTGGATGACACATATGAGGCTGTCAGCCCCTACGGATTATCTTCCGTAGTTCTTACAATGCTTGAACTTATGGTATTATTATCTGTAAACCTCGGCGTGATGAACCTGCTTCCATTCCCTGCACTTGACGGCGGCCGCCTGGTATTCCAGTTCATTGAGGTACTTAGAGGCAAACCCGTTCCCCGAGAAAAAGAAGGAATGGTCCATCTCGTGGGAATGGTTGTACTTATGGCATTCATGCTTATTGTTGTTGTAAGTGACATTTCTAAATTCATGAAATAAATAAATAAAGCCTTCCCCCTCTGGGAGATGCTATAAATTTTAGCCTTCCCCCTCTGGGAGATGCTATAAATTTTAGCCTTCCCCCCCTTGGGGGGAAGGTGGCACGAAGTGCCGGATGAGGGGCAAAACAGGAGACAATTATGGCATACAGAGATAACACAAAAATAGTACACATAGGAAACAAAATCATTGGTGGTGGCAATCCCATCATGATTCAGTCAATGACAAACACACCCACTGAGGATGTAGAAAAAACCGTATCACAGATCCTTGCTCTTGAGGCAGCCGGCTGCGATATCGTAAGATGCACGGTACCTAATCAGGAAGCCGCTGACGCCATTAAAAGCATAAAGAGCAGAATTCATATTCCTTTGGTTGCTGATATTCACTTTGATTATAAGATGGCCATCGCTGCCATGGAAAACGGTGCTGATAAGATCAGAATAAACCCCGGCAACATAGGCTCTAAGGATAGAATCGAGGCTGTTGTTAAGACAGCGAAGGAGAGAAACATTCCTATCAGAGTAGGCGTTAACAGCGGCTCACTTGAGAAGGACATTCTTGAGAAATACGGTGGAGTAACGGCAGAAGGACTTGTTGAGAGTGCACTTGATAAAGTGCGCATTATTGAAGATTTCGGATACGACAATCTTGTTATCAGTATCAAATCTTCAAACGTAATGCTTTGCGTTGATGCCCATAAAAAACTTGCGGAAAAGACAAACTATCCTCTCCACGTAGGAATAACCGAAGCCGGAACCTTATATGGAGGAAACATCAAATCCTCAATCGGCCTTGGCATTATTTTGAACGAGGGCATCGGTGATACGATAAGAGTATCACTGTCAGGAGACCCTGTTGAAGAGATCAGAACTGCCAAGATGATACTCAAAACTCTGGGACTTCGTAAGGGCGGAATAGAGGTCGTTTCATGTCCCACCTGCGGAAGAACCAAGATTGATCTGATCGGACTTGCAAATGATGTTGAGAAGATGGTTCAGGAATTCCCTCTTGATATCAAAGTTGCAGTTATGGGATGCGCTGTAAACGGCCCCGGTGAAGCAAGAGAAGCCGATATCGGAGTTGCCGGCGGAATCGGAGAAGGACTTCTTATTAAGAAAGGCGAAGTTATAAGAAAGGTTCCGGAATCAGAGCTCATTGATGCCCTAAGGCAGGAACTCATTCACTGGAATGACTAAATAATTGAAGAATTAAATCCCCATCTGTCAGAAAAATGTTTTTACTGCCGGTAGTATGTTTTCACTGTCAGTAAAATATTTTTACTGCCGGTAAAATGTTTTCACTGCCGGTAAAATGTTTTCCGCATAAATTACACAGACATGTTTTTGACAAAAGCCTGCATTGACACTGACAGATGGGAATTAGAAAGAGATATACAAGTATGAGAAAACCGTTTCTTGAGGTCTTCCAGACCTTAAAATTAGACCAACACACAAAAGAAGAACTGTCAGATGTGCAGGTTGAAAAGATTTCCACCACAGAGAAAAAGGATCTCGTACGCATCTACTTATCCAGCAACCGTCTTATCGAAAAGGCGGATGTTGTCAAAGCGGAAAAGGAAATAAAGAACCAGCTCTTCAAAGGGACCAACATGACGGTCAAGATATATGAGAGATTTTTCCTTTCCGCACAGTATACACCTCAGAATCTTCTTGAGATGTATAAGGACAGCATTCTTTTGGAATTCAAAAACTACGATCCAATTGAATATACTATTTTAAAATCCGCAGACTTCTCATTCCCAGAATCAGACAGAGTGGAGCTGATCCTTGAGGAGTCTGTTATTGCTGAAAAAAAATCACAGGATATAAGCCGTATAATCGAAAAGATACTAAACGAACGCTGCGGTTTTGCTGTAAAGCTCGGCATCACATATAAAGAGGCAGCCTCAAGGAAAAAGGAGATTGATTACTCCAAGGAAACCTCCAAGCTGGCGCAGAGACTCGAAGCTGCTGAAGAAAAATCTGAGCAGAAGCATCAGGAGAAGGAAGCGGCAAAAGCTGCCAAACAAAGCGCTGCAAGCGGAAAAGAGAATAAGAGCGCTGAAGAAAAACCTGCAGCAAAGCAGGCAGGCGCACCTTCCGGAAGCAAATTCGGAGGCGGAAGCAAATTTGGCCAGGGTGGTAAGTTTTTCAAAAAAGGCGGAGCAGGCGGCTTCAAAAAGTCCGATGATCCCAACGTCATCTACGGAAGAGACTTCGACGAGGAAACCATCAACATGGAAGAAATTGTCGGTGAGATGGGTGAAGTTACCGTCAGAGGTCAGGTTATCAGTTATGAAAGACGTGACATCAGAAATGAGAAGGCAATTCTCATTTTTTCCATGACCGATTTTACGGACACAATAACTGTCAAGGTTTTTTCAAAACAGGAAAATGTACCGGAGCTTGAACAGGACATCAAAAAAGGTGCTTTTCTTAAGGTACGCGGCATAGCAATGGTTGATAAATTTGACCATGAGGTTACGATACAAAGCGTTGCCGGAATCCGTAAGATACCTGATTTTACAACAAAACGTGTAGATGAAGAGGAAGTAAAGAGAGTAGAGCTTCATTGCCATACCAAGATGTCTGATATGGATGGAGTATCTGAAGTAAAGGATATCGTCAAACAGGCGTACAAGTGGGGAATGCCCGGTATCGCCATAACAGATCACGGAGTGGTACAGGCTCTTACAGATGCCAACCATGCCTGGGAGGACTTGTGGAAGGATGAAAAATCAAGGCGTAAGGAAGCCGGTGATAAAAATCCCGACAGACAGGATTTCTTTAAGGTAATTCAGGGCGTTGAGGGATATCTTGTTGATGACCTTAAAGAGATAGTAATAAACAATAAAGGCCAAAAGGTAAGCGGCTCTACATTTGTTGTTTTCGATATAGAGACTACAGGTTTTTCTCCTGTAAATAATAAGATTATTGAAATTGGTGCGGTTAAGATGAAGGATGGAGTTATCCTTGACCGCTTTTCGGAATTTATAGATCCAAAGGAACCCATTCCTTTCAGGATTACAAAGCTTACGAGCATTACCGATGACATGGTAATCGGATGCCCTACCAGAGATGAAATCGTTCCCAAATTTGTAGAGTTCTGTGAGGGCGCGATTCTTGTTGGGCACAATGTCGGATTTGATATAAGCTTTATCAATGAAAACTGCAAGCAGCTTGGCATAGATGTTGACTACACAACTGTTGATACCATGGGATTATCCAGAGCATTTTTCCCAAGACAGGCGAAGCATAATCTTGATGCTCTCTGTAAGACACTCGGAGTTGTTAATGAACATCATCATAGAGCTGTTGATGATGCTGAATGTACTGCCAAGATTTTTCAGAAGTTTATACCCATGATGGAGGAGGAAGGCGCTGATGATCTTACCAAGGTAAATGCCCTTGGTGCATCAAATCCTGAGATTGTAAAGCACCTTAGAACTCACCATATTATACTGCTTGCCAAAAACACAGTAGGTCGTGTGAATCTCTATACTCTTATCAGCAAGTCTCACGTAGAGTATTTTAGCAGATTCCCCAGAATACCAAAGAGCGAGCTTATCAAGTACAGAGAAGGCCTGATAATTGGCTCTGCGTGCTGTGCGGGAGAATTATACGGAGCAGTTGTTGAGGGCAGAGCGGAAGACGAGATTGCCAAGATAGTTAATTTTTATGACTATCTTGAGATCCAGCCCATTGCCAATAACCACTTTATGGTTGAGTCTGAGAGATATGAGGATATCAATTCCGATGACGATATCAGAGAGATAAACAAAAAGATTGTTAAACTGGGAGAACAGTATAACAAACCTGTTGTTGCTACATGTGATGCGCATTTCTTAAATCCCGATGATGAGATTTACAGAACCGTTATCATGGCAGGAAAAGGTATGGCTGACGAGGAGCCTGCACCTTTATATGTAAGAACGACTGCAGAAATGCTTGCGGAATTTGACTATCTCGGAGCTTCAAAAGCCCGTGAGGTGGTAATCGAGAATACGAGAAATATTTTGAAAATGTGTGACAGTATATCACCTGTAAGACCGGATAAATGTCCGCCTGTCATTGAAGACAGTGATGGAATTCTTACCAGAATATGCTATGACAAGGCACACGAGATATACGGTGAACAGCTTCCTGAAATAGTTGAGGAGAGGCTTGAAAGAGAATTGAACTCAATTATAAAGAACGGTTTCGCGGTTATGTACATCATTGCACAGAAGCTTGTGTGGAAATCGGTAGAGGATGGATATCTGGTTGGATCCCGAGGATCCGTAGGATCATCCTTCGTTGCATTTGCTTCCGGTATTACAGAGGTTAACTCGCTATCACCGCATTATGTTTGCCCGAAATGTAAATACAGTGACTTTGATTCAGAGGATGTCCTTAAATATGGCGGTAATTCAGGCTGCGATATGCCGGATAAGAGATGCCCCAAGTGTGGACATATGATGAATAAGGACGGCTTTGACATTCCTTTTGAGACCTTCCTTGGATTCAAGGGAGACAAGGAACCTGATATCGACCTTAACTTCTCTGGAGAATATCAGTCAAAGGCACACAAATATACAGAGGTTATTTTCGGATACGGACAGACCTTCAGAGCAGGAACAATCGCCGGACTTGCAGACAAGACAGCATACGGTTTTGTAAAAAAATATTATGACGGACTAGGTGTCGGGAAAAGAAGATGTGAGATAGACAGAATAACACAGGGATGTATCGGCATAAGAAGAGGTACCGGTCAGCATCCCGGAGGAATTATAGTTCTTCCGGTGGGAGAGGACATAAACTCATTTACACCTGTTCAGCACCCGGCAAATGATATGACTACAGCCACCATTACAACTCACTATGATTATCACTCGATTGACCACAACCTGCTAAAGCTTGATATTCTCGGGCATGATGATCCGACCATGATAAGATTCCTTCAGGACTGTACAGGACTTGATCCCAAGACGGTTCCGCTTGATGACCATAACGTAATGGAACTTTTCATGAGCACAAAATCATTGGGAGTTGAACCTGATCAGATTGGCGGAACCAAGCTCGGATGCCTGGGACTTCCGGAGTTCGGAACAGACTTTGCCATGCAGATGGTTATCGATGCGCAGCCAACGTCGCTGTCGCACCTTATCAGAATTTCAGGTCTGTCACATGGAACCGACGTATGGCTGGGTAATGCGCAGACACTTATTCAGGAAGGAAAAGCAACAATCGATACCTGCATCTGCTGCCGTGATGATATCATGATTTATCTCATCCAGAAGGGCATGGATAAATCTCTTTCCTTTAAGACCATGGAATCTGTTCGTAAGGGAAAAGGACTTAAACCCGAGATGGAGGAAGCCATGATAGCGGCAGGCGTACCGGACTGGTATATCTGGTCCTGCAAAAAGATCAAGTACATGTTCCCTAAGGCTCATGCTGCCGCATACGTTATGATGGCATGGCGTATTGCCTATTTTAAGGTTTATGTGCCTCAGGCTTTTTACGCTGCATGGTTTTCCATAAGGGCAAAGGCTCTTAACTATGAGCATATGTTCCAGGGAGAGGGAACGCTTCATATGTGGATGACGGAATACAGAAATAAAGGCGATGAAATGACAAATGCCGAGCAGAACGAGCTGGCAGCCATGCGCCTTGCCGAGGAAATGTATGAACGTGGAATAGATGTAGTCCCCATAGACATCTTCAAGGCTGCATCCAGATCCTTCCAGGTAGTCGGAGATAAGATCATGCCCAGCCTTGTCAGCATTGACGGACTTGGCGAAAAAGCTGCCGACCAGATAGTTGAAGCTGCAAAGGACGGCCCCTTTATTTCAAGGGACGACTTCAAGCAGCGTACCAAGTGCCCTCAGGCCGTGGTAGATAAGATGGCAGAAATGGGACTTCTGGGCGACATCCCCGAATCAAACCAGATAAGCATATTTGATTTTATTAAGGGATAATACAGAATATATTCAGTTTTCCAGTGAAAGATTTTAGGAGAGACTTTTCTAAGGATGATCAGTTACTAATTGACATCAAATGGATTTATGTACCGCACCCTATGCAGTTTCTTTTTCAGATTTTGTATCAAAGACTGTCAATTATATTAGGATGATATCTGTATAATAATCTTTGGTGGTGCAGCCCTTCGACTTTTTGAAAAATCGGAAGGAGCTGCTTATGGTATCATGGTCAGATTTGATCCAACTTGGATTGCTGATCGTAGCAATCATAGGACTCACTTACAAAATATCTAAGATGAAGTGAGTAAAATAGCTGCCCCTCCGCAAGACTGGCAGCTATTCCAGTCCAATAGCCCCACAACCTGTATAGACAGCATTATTTTACCATTTTTATTGTGTTAAAATAGTAATAGCATAATAAATGATGTTGCGAATTGAGAAGCATGAACGGATAGAAGAGAGGATATTTTTCTTTAAATATGATTTATCTATTATGACAATCCCCCCTGAAAATAAACATTTTTGAAACCCTTCGGTTTAACTTCGGTTTAACTGGGGAAAATAGAAGATTTCCAGACAAAATAAAAACTCCTAAACGCTGATAGCATCTGGAGTCATAGGGTTGGGCTGTTTACACAGTCAGTAGCTCGTAGCGGAATCGAACCGCTGATTCTGCCGTGAGAGGGCAGCGTCTTAGCCGCTTGACCAACGAGCCATATTTTTTATTTGTTATCGCTTTCGTCCGGCGACTTGATTATATTATTACAAGATAGATTTTTTTGCAAGTACTTTTTTGAAAAAAATTTAAAAAAATTTGTGATATAATATTCATGACGTTGGTAATCCGCTTAAATAAGCGATTTTTCTGTATTTTCAGTGGTGCATTTTATGCTAAAGAAATTGGAAAAACCAATTCAAATTCTAATAACGGCTTCCTTTGTCTTGTATTTGTTCGGTACATTTTGGGGAAGCGACTTTCTTATGGACCTGATGTCACCTGTAACAATCGGGCTTGTATTAGTTTTGATTATTTCAAAGGTAAGGAAGCTATACGAGTTCAAATGGCCCGTGCTCGCCTTGGCTGCAGGAATTCTTGTATGGTTTATAGGGGATATTCTGTTCTTTTTCAATGATTTCGTTGTAGATAATCCCGGCAGTCTTACAGATATAACGGATTTTATTTATCTGTTTCCAAATGCTTTATTCGCCCTGAGCATCAGTATTTATATGATACATAAGCTTCTGGGCAGACGAAATGACCTGGCATTTCTGATGATAAACACACTATGCTTTGCCATAATCGGCTTCGTACTTATATTCAGATTTCATCAGATTGCTACGGGCTATAGTGGGAACTTTACGCCGCAGATTGAGATTGTATTCTTTTTTATAAGCTTTTATACGATAATGATGTGCCTGCAGCTTGTGTCATTTGTTGGTGTCAAAAATTTGCGAAAGGGAACAATGCTCGTAAGCCTCGGCATTTTCGGATATGCCATTCTCGACATAGAATATGACTTTTTGCAGTCGCTGGGAATTGATGCCGAGAATAATTTTGTCAATCTCTTATATGTGCTCTTTATGATACTGATGACAGTCGGAACAACCATACAGCAAAAGAAGAAGTACGAATTTGACTTCAGATCGGGAGATTATTCCGAAAAAGCAACAGGCAGGCGCTTTGCAATTACCATAATAATAATTATGGTGGATCTGCTTTTTATAGCGACCAGATTTCTTCCGGAGTCCCTGGGAGTATACATTATAATCACTTTGCTTTCCTATCTGATCGTGAACTATATTTTGCATTCCAATTATCTTAATGAAGAGCTTATCCATCAGCAGAGCGAGCAGAATGCGATACTTGAAGAGCGGATTAAGGAAAAGACCAGGGATCTGGAAAAAGCAAATGATAACCTTCAGATCATGGCCTCCACAGATGCACTGACAGGGCTGAAAAACAGAAGGTCATCCGAAGAATGCATGAAAGAACTATGGATGACCGCAATGGAAAAAGAGAAAAAGTATGCCATTTTTATTGCCGATCTCAATCATTTTAAACCCGTAAATGATACCTACGGACATGAGATGGGAGACAAGGTTCTGATCGAGTTCGGAAAAAGACTTAACAGCCTCCCTGAGAACTTTTCAGCATTCAGAGTTGGCGGAGACGAATTTCTCATAAGTCTTTTTGACATAAAAAATCAGGACGAAGTTATAGATGCGGCAAAAGAGCTAAGAAATCTTTTTAACACACCGATAATATTTGACTCATACATATTTAATCTGTCTGCAAGCTTGGGAATAGCCATATTTCCCGATGACAGCGAGGACTATGAAGCGCTTATGAACTATGCGGATGCTGCCATGTACGAAGTTAAGAAAAGCGGCAACAAGGATGGTTACAAGTTCTTTGACTCCAAGCTGACCAATGTGGTATTAAAGAAAAAGACCATACAGAAAGTGTTGGAGACAGCAAGGGTTGACAGGGATTTTCTGCTTCATTTCCAGCCGCAGTTTGATATTTCTACAGGAAAAATAATTGGAGCGGAGGTGTTTCTTCATCTTGACGGAGATATGGAGCATATATCTCCCGAGGAGTTTGTGCCTATTGCAGAGGAAACCGGCCTTATAAGCAGCCTTAGCATCTGGACAGCCAAAACAGCGATGGCTACCGTATCCGAATGGAACAAGAAATTAGGCACAAATATAGGATTTACACTCAACCTGTCACCGGTGCAGCTTCTTGATGCCGAATTTATAGAGACCCTTGAACACTTAAGTGATGACTACAAATTTGATATGGGTAAAATAGTCCTTGATATTTCCAATGAGGTCATAGTCGGCGCAACATATTCCGCAAAAGAGACCCTCGAAGCATTTCACAATTACGGCTTTGCGCTTAGTCTTAATGATTTTGGCGGAAAAAACATTAACCTTTCATATCTTATGGACTGCGGGATAAATTTTATAGAACTATCAAGAAATCTTATAGCCGGTGTGGGAGAGGACAATAGCACCGAAATCCTTATAAGGTCCATTTTGAATTTTGCCGGAACCATGGGGATTGCAGTTTCAGCTGTTGGAATAGAAACTGTAAAACAGTACGAGATACTAAAGAACCTCGGAATCACCAAGATGCAGGGATATCTACTGGGGAAACCTATGCGGGCAGAAGAATTTGAAAAAGTGCTCATGGAAAATATGAATGAACGATTAAAATGAGTAATCGATTAATATAAGTAAACGGTTAATATGAATAATCAATTACAGAACCCGGGCAATAATTAGGGAAAATATAGCAAAAACTGTAATGCACGTAAGGGAAAAAACAATTATAATATTCTATGAAAAGTGCGGCATAAGGGTTAAATACAGAGCCGCCAGAAGATTAGTGTTCTGCCTGACTAATAATGAGTCAGACAAAACACTAGAGTAACTTAAAATACTGAATTATATGGGAGGTTTTACATGCTTTATATAGGTGTAGATTTAGGAACATCATCAGTTAAGCTTGTGCTTATGGATGAAACGGGGAAAATTCATGGAACAACATCAAGGGAATATCCTTTGTACTTCCCTCAGCCCGGCTGGTCTGAGCAGAAGCCTGAGGACTGGTACAGAGAGGCTGTTGACGGATTAAAGGAACTCTTAAAGGATGCAGATAAATCAGAGGTTGCCGGAATCAGCTTTGGCGGCCAGATGCACGGACTTGTTATTCTTGATGAGAACGACGATGTTATTCGTCCAGCAATCCTCTGGAACGATGGAAGAACTCAGAAACAGGTTGATTACCTTAATAATGAGATCGGAAAAGAAACACTTTCAAACTATACAGCAAATATCGCATTTGCCGGCTTTACAGCACCCAAGATTCTCTGGGTTAAGGAAAATGAGCCCGAGAACTTCAAGAAGATCAAGAAGATAATGCTTCCCAAGGATTATCTTGCATATAAATTTACAGGCACCTTCTGCACAGATTACTCTGATGCATCAGGAATGCTGCTCCTTGACGTTAAGAACCGCAAATGGTCAAAAGAAATGTGCGATATCTGCGGAATTACAGAAGACATGCTTCCTTCACTCTTTGAGAGTTATGAAAAGGTTGGTGAGCTCAATCCCGAGCTTACAGCAGAGCTTGGACTTAAGAGCGGCGTAGTAGTAGCTGCAGGTGCAGGTGATAACGCAGCAGCAGCTGTAGGAACAGGTACTGTAGGCAACAACAGATGTAACATTTCACTTGGTACCAGCGGAACTATTTTCATGTCATCTGACAGCTTTGCGGTTGACAGCAACAATGCACTTCATTCCTTCGACCATGCTGACGGACACTTCCACCTCATGGGATGCATGCTCAGCGCAGCAAGCTGCAACAAATGGTGGATGGACGAAATCCTTAAAACAAAGGATTACGCTGATGAGCAGAAAGGAATCGAGAAGCTTGGAGAGAACCATGTATTCTTCCTTCCTTACCTTATGGGTGAGAGATCTCCCTGGAACAATCCGAATGCCCGCGCTACTTTCACCGGCATCACAATGGACACAACAAGAGAGGATATGACACAGGCTGTTCTTGAAGGCGTTGCATTTGCTACAAGAGATATGTACGAAGTTGCAAAGAGCATAGGCGTTGCACCTGAAAAGACAATGATCTGCGGCGGTGGAGCAAAGAGTCCTCTTTGGAGAAAAATGATCGCAAACATTCTTAATATAGAAGTTGACGTTCCTGCATGTGAGGAAGGCCCCGGAATGGGCGGTGCTATGCTCGCTATGGTAGCATGCGGCGCATACAAGAGCGTAGAAGAGGCAGCTTTGGCAATTGTTAAGGTTGACAAGACAGAGAAGCCGGATCCTTCACTTGTTGAAAAATATGAGGCTAGATACCAGCAGTTTAAGAATATCTATCCTGCACTTGCAGCTACTTTTGACAAGATAATCTGATATCTTCACATATGGATTCCCCTCTGCCATTGCGGAGGGGAATTTTTAACAAAAAATAATAATATATTTATTGACGCAGACACATTAATTGATATAATGAATTGGTAACAATTAGATTCAGCAGAGTAGAATTCGATGCGTTAAGTGCCATCCGGACAGGGACTGCCGGAGGACGAAGGACAGCCGCGATATCGGATTCGGTTCCCACTGTAGCATATTGAATGTGTTATGAATTCTTACACCTCCTTGTGCATACTGTGGAATGCAAAGGAGGTTTTATTATGGAAAAAAATGCAACTATCAATGAAACAGGTAAGATCAGAGTAAACAGATGGCTTAAATCACTTGAAGAGTTTAAGAGACTTCGAAACGTTGTCTTTTGCGGAATGATGGCTGCCATTGCAATCATTCTCGGCTTTGTTGCAACGATCAGGATCGGCCAGTTTATCAGAATCGGATTTTCAGGGCTCCCCAATCAGGTAGTTGACTACCTTTTCGGACCGGCAGTAGGAGCTATATTCGGGGCTGCGCTTGATATCATTAAATGGTTTTTGCAGCCATCCGGCGATTTCTTTCCCGGTTTTACAATAAGTGCCGCACTTGGCGGAATAATTTACGGCTTTGCCTTCTATAAAAAGGACATATCCGTAGCAAGAGTCTTCATTGCACAGCTTATTGTAAAGATATTCGTGAATATCGGACTTAACTCCCTATGGCTGAAAATCCTCTATGATCAGGCAATTATTGCACTTTTACCTGGAAGAATACTCTCGAATGCGATAATGCTGCCCGTTGATACATTTATTACTTATATCATGCTAAAGGCAGTGGAGAGAACCATCAAGCCCTTGTTCTAATAAAAAGTTAAGAAATAGTTTATAAGAATAAAATAACGGGCGCTTGACGAAATTTTGTAGTGGTGCTATATTACTTTTGTAACTTAATAATGCTAACTGAAAGTGGACTTTTGCGAGTCCACTTTATTTATGGAAAAAATTATGTCCAGAAGAGAAGAAATTGAAAACAAAACAGAAGCGCTTTTAAAGCCTATTGCCGAGCAGAACGAAGTTCGCATATACGATGTGGAATTTGTCAAGGAAGCCGGCGAATGGTATCTGAGAGCATACATTGACAGAGACGGAGGCGTTGATATCAACAAATGTGTTGATGTAAGTCATGCACTTTCTGATGCACTTGATGAGCATGATTTCATCGAGGAAGCCTACACTTTGGAAGTCAGCAGTCCGGGACTTGGACGACAACTTAAAAAGGACAGACACTTCGAAAACAGTCTTGGAGCAGACGTTGATGTTAAGCTTTACAAAGCTATTGACGGAACAAAGGAATTTACCGGCAAGCTCAAGGCCTACGAT harbors:
- a CDS encoding putative bifunctional diguanylate cyclase/phosphodiesterase, producing the protein MDLMSPVTIGLVLVLIISKVRKLYEFKWPVLALAAGILVWFIGDILFFFNDFVVDNPGSLTDITDFIYLFPNALFALSISIYMIHKLLGRRNDLAFLMINTLCFAIIGFVLIFRFHQIATGYSGNFTPQIEIVFFFISFYTIMMCLQLVSFVGVKNLRKGTMLVSLGIFGYAILDIEYDFLQSLGIDAENNFVNLLYVLFMILMTVGTTIQQKKKYEFDFRSGDYSEKATGRRFAITIIIIMVDLLFIATRFLPESLGVYIIITLLSYLIVNYILHSNYLNEELIHQQSEQNAILEERIKEKTRDLEKANDNLQIMASTDALTGLKNRRSSEECMKELWMTAMEKEKKYAIFIADLNHFKPVNDTYGHEMGDKVLIEFGKRLNSLPENFSAFRVGGDEFLISLFDIKNQDEVIDAAKELRNLFNTPIIFDSYIFNLSASLGIAIFPDDSEDYEALMNYADAAMYEVKKSGNKDGYKFFDSKLTNVVLKKKTIQKVLETARVDRDFLLHFQPQFDISTGKIIGAEVFLHLDGDMEHISPEEFVPIAEETGLISSLSIWTAKTAMATVSEWNKKLGTNIGFTLNLSPVQLLDAEFIETLEHLSDDYKFDMGKIVLDISNEVIVGATYSAKETLEAFHNYGFALSLNDFGGKNINLSYLMDCGINFIELSRNLIAGVGEDNSTEILIRSILNFAGTMGIAVSAVGIETVKQYEILKNLGITKMQGYLLGKPMRAEEFEKVLMENMNERLK
- the xylB gene encoding xylulokinase — encoded protein: MLYIGVDLGTSSVKLVLMDETGKIHGTTSREYPLYFPQPGWSEQKPEDWYREAVDGLKELLKDADKSEVAGISFGGQMHGLVILDENDDVIRPAILWNDGRTQKQVDYLNNEIGKETLSNYTANIAFAGFTAPKILWVKENEPENFKKIKKIMLPKDYLAYKFTGTFCTDYSDASGMLLLDVKNRKWSKEMCDICGITEDMLPSLFESYEKVGELNPELTAELGLKSGVVVAAGAGDNAAAAVGTGTVGNNRCNISLGTSGTIFMSSDSFAVDSNNALHSFDHADGHFHLMGCMLSAASCNKWWMDEILKTKDYADEQKGIEKLGENHVFFLPYLMGERSPWNNPNARATFTGITMDTTREDMTQAVLEGVAFATRDMYEVAKSIGVAPEKTMICGGGAKSPLWRKMIANILNIEVDVPACEEGPGMGGAMLAMVACGAYKSVEEAALAIVKVDKTEKPDPSLVEKYEARYQQFKNIYPALAATFDKII
- a CDS encoding folate family ECF transporter S component; the encoded protein is MEKNATINETGKIRVNRWLKSLEEFKRLRNVVFCGMMAAIAIILGFVATIRIGQFIRIGFSGLPNQVVDYLFGPAVGAIFGAALDIIKWFLQPSGDFFPGFTISAALGGIIYGFAFYKKDISVARVFIAQLIVKIFVNIGLNSLWLKILYDQAIIALLPGRILSNAIMLPVDTFITYIMLKAVERTIKPLF
- the rimP gene encoding ribosome maturation factor RimP, whose translation is MSRREEIENKTEALLKPIAEQNEVRIYDVEFVKEAGEWYLRAYIDRDGGVDINKCVDVSHALSDALDEHDFIEEAYTLEVSSPGLGRQLKKDRHFENSLGADVDVKLYKAIDGTKEFTGKLKAYDAETITIETANGDRSFIRKEVSSVKLTLDF